GTAATACAGTTCCTCCAACTCCCACCTCCTTGTGTCGCTCCAGAAGGGCCTCACAGCCAGTAGTACCAGAAGCCGCTGAGAAGTCAAGGAGAACTAACAGAATCGGATTGGCCCTATCTGTCTCCTAGTAAAGGTAatcaatcagggtgaccaaggctgttttgataccaaacccaggcctgaaaccagacaggaatggatctagtctgcttcctccaggcattCCTGCAGCTGGCTGGCCATCATCCTCTTGACCACCTTGCTCAGGAAAGGAATATTAGAGATTGGAcagtagttttctaaaacctctggatccagggagaACCTCTTCAAGAGGGGTCTCAAAGAAGCAGGTACGACTCCCTCCTGTAAAgtggcattaaccactccctggaCTCATCCAGTCAGTCCTCTCTTACTAGATTTCAtcagccatgatgggcagggataaAGAGGGCACACTGCCGGTCTCACCACCACCAGCGTCCTGTCCAATCTTTGgactgcaacaactgaaactgattccacACAGTGAAATTTGATGGTGCTCCAGGAACCTCTAATGGACCTGAAGCAGTTTTGGTATCAGGTTCAACTCAGATCTGAGTGATATCGCCCTCAAAGTGATTAGCAAATCTCTCACAGCAATGACTAATCCATTGCCAATGGCACAAAACTGGTCTAGACCAACTGTTTTACTACcctaaacagctctgctgggcaATTCACCAAAGCTGCAACAGAGGCCAGGAGATATATGTTTGCTGCCACTGCCCTATGGTAGGAACGGCTGTGTACTCATACctctattccagcctttcccaaccagtgtgcctccagatgttgttggaccacaactcccatcagcctcagccagcattgccaatggtcaggaaagatgggagttgtggtccaacaacatctggaggcacactggttgggaaaggctgctctattcaGTCAGATTTGCAATGGGACTTCTGCAACCTGTGTTCTGGCCAGCCCGCTTCATCGCCTAGAACTCCTCAGAAAACCGAGGAGCCTCCCCCACCCGTGGCAGGAGAGGGTGCTTCAGAGGTATCCTGTCAATGGCCCTCTCCATCTTACTATCCAACAGTGAAACTAGGGCCTCAGCAGGAGCATCAGCTATGTCAcctggaaaattccccagagcattcagaaatcccTCAATCTATGGGGATGGACTGATTTAACTGGTCCTCCAACCCCACAGGGGGCCAGAATCAGTCACTGCCAATCCAAACCTCACCAGGGAGTGATCCATCTATGTCAAAGGGGTGATACTCACCCTCCCACAACTACGGGATTCTTTCCAGCCTCCTCTGTAGCAAAAACAGACCTGCAATATGTGTTAGGTGCACTTGTACTGTGACAGGCCCATGACTGACATGGTAGCCATGAAATCCTGATCCAACCCAGACAAGGCAGAatcggcatggatattgaagtcccccagaactagttcctgggattctccaacaccacaccagAGACTTCCTCTGTCATTTCAGTCAGGGAGGTTGTTGGGCAATAGGGTGaatggtacaccaacaagatcccTGTCCTGTCTCTGCAACCCAGCTCCCAAGCCCTGCTTCCAAGATGCTCACCATTTCATGCCACCACACATATTCAGGGATAAtgtctgaagtggggagccttttcCGTCTTCCGCCTCCTGCATGATTTAAAACCTTGGAAGAAGAGGATTTTAAATCATGCAGAGAGCCTACACCAATGGCTACCCTCAGAAGTTCTCTCTCAACATGTAGAGGACAGGAGGAGATGCATGGTGCTCAAGATACATGGCTGAACATGCAGTGCCCCACCCATTTTGCCCGTTTGTGCAAGTAACACATGAAGAGTGTTACAACTGCTCTACAAAGCAGCTGATTATCACTATTCATGCTGCTAAAATTTACATACCACTCTCCAGCAAAAGTTCTCCAAATGGTTTACATTAACAGTGTCCCAGAGTATGGTTCGAAGGCACAAGAGGCTACCACTTCACTGATGCATGTTGccttggattttcttttttttttttcaattaatttttattcaaattttcaaaaccaaaacaatacaaaaagaaaaaacacaaatccataactaatacaataaaaagaaaaaaatatattaaaaaattgacttccgatttgtcgtagttcagctataagtctataatatataacaagcctgtatcttgatagattataaaatcaccttcctccagcggttatcttaattggttacaaatctcattaacatcatatcattttattcttccacaaaaagtcaaagagaagtttccaatccttgagatatatgtccatcaatttttttctagataaacatgtcaattaatccaactcatcaagtctactaagtccagtaatttcaaatcgctcttcttccattatccgtattggttccatcttccatctttacgcgcccaataatcttgctgtcatagtcatataataagagtctgataggaatttcctttttcacagatattttcttgccatcagttccgaacatatcactgaagtattgttgcaaagccgcatctctgttcctcttttttatatgatacactagcacatctcttgaagatttttccattgacacaaaacagggattaattctgttagctttctccatttcaagttccatcaaatccttccagtccaggaatttttttgaaccgataatatctttatctccaatctcttcaattccttcagggacagcgctgagttccaaaccgtaatatttgtctccaggatccatcacagccaggaaatccaaatctttttccatatccatatttaatccaatctccatagtttgaaccttgcctttaatttctctttcatccttttttggttttccagatccatctttattctcctttctcatagaatcctgaatttctttcagctcctgtctcatttcgtcaaattcaattctcaacgcttgactattatttctcagttcttgttttattgagttaatcccattcattattttctgaaacatgtctaaagataaagtcccttcttgtacatccataatcttcttaattgtcattcttaaagccaaaggaacaaaactccttcaattttcaatgtcccaagcaaagagcagtttatttctttatccagttacaaaggagttaatctttcaaaccaactggcgtcacactctagacagcccttatctcttatatgcccaggagtgcaaaaacagctttagttcacagcgtccaaataactagtagcagaaaaaatgagcagattcgtcaaaaaaaaagtagatcagaaaaaatagtcccagacatatattacacaaaagtcttataaatcaaaaagaaaaccctcatccgttgtaatctttataatgctattttccatgtcagctttttgcaataaaaaaagataggctatttttattttcttcccccttagttccgtgagtaaaagagaaggaaagtcttggctcacccaggttttcttaattgctggttctttgacaaatctctttagctgtgtagataagaaagtaataagtgtAGACAGGAGAATACTTGCCTGTTAggccatttttctttaaagaaaaaaaaacaggtcactttttcagctgagctagctggaaatcctcgctccgtccgagctgctggaagaccttctttcacagacaattctgacgagttccaatctccaacaatcacaacaaagctgtgtgggaaatctcacgtttcttccttatctggaagaaattatccccagtcaaaaaagacccttctgactggattt
This DNA window, taken from Rhineura floridana isolate rRhiFlo1 chromosome 2, rRhiFlo1.hap2, whole genome shotgun sequence, encodes the following:
- the STXBP6 gene encoding syntaxin-binding protein 6 isoform X1, with the translated sequence MTIKKIMDVQEGTLSLDMFQKIMNGINSIKQELRNNSQALRIEFDEMRQELKEIQDSMRKENKDGSGKPKKDEREIKGKVQTMEIGLNMDMEKDLDFLAVMDPGDKYYGLELSAVPEGIEEIGDKDIIGSKKFLDWKDLMELEMEKANRINPCFVSMEKSSRDVLVYHIKKRNRDAALQQYFSDMFGTDGKKISVKKEIPIRLLLYDYDSKIIGRVKMEDGTNTDNGRRAI